A stretch of DNA from Maridesulfovibrio frigidus DSM 17176:
TACACTTATCGGTATCGGCGCACACAAAGAAATTCCATCCCGCATTCGTGCTCTAGGAGGCAAGAAGCCTCTACTCGTTACAGACAAGGGAATTACTGCAATGGGCATGACCCAGCAGATTGTAGATATCTTGAAAGCTGACGGTATGGATTGTGTTGTTTATGATGAAACTATTCCTAACCCTACTGATAAAAACGTTGCTGACGGCGTAAAAGTATACAAAGACAACAGCTGTGATGCTCTTATCTCCCTCGGTGGCGGTAGCTCACATGACTGTGGTAAAGGTGTAGGACTTGTTGTAGCTAACGGTGGAACAATCCACGACTT
This window harbors:
- a CDS encoding iron-containing alcohol dehydrogenase — translated: MAVREQVNGFFIPSVTLIGIGAHKEIPSRIRALGGKKPLLVTDKGITAMGMTQQIVDILKADGMDCVVYDETIPNPTDKNVADGVKVYKDNSCDALISLGGGSSHDCGKGVGLVVANGGTIHD